A segment of the Anabrus simplex isolate iqAnaSimp1 chromosome 11, ASM4041472v1, whole genome shotgun sequence genome:
AATAATATTCAGGAAGATCATCTACAACATCTGCAGGTGTTTGCAGAATATGGAAAACTTGCACTCGAAGAAGGTTCCCACAAACCCTTCCAGAAGCTCTTATTTCTTGTGCGAGATTGGAGTTATCCTTACGATGCAGATTATGGATCTGCTGGGGGCAAATTTCTCCTGGAACGACGCATGAAAATTTCTAATACGCAACACCCTGAGCTTCAGCTTCTGAGGAAACACATTTCTTCTTGCTTCCAGGACATATCATGCTTCTTGCTCCCTCACCCCGGTCCTAAAGTTGCCACGGATCGCAGCTTCTCCGGCAAATTGTCCGATATTGATTGGGAGTTTAAGGAACATCTCAGAGTTTTAGTTCCCTTGGTGTTGTCGGTGAGGAACACAACTGTGAAGGAAATAGGTGGACAAAAAGTGAAGGCTAAAGATCTGCTGCACTATTTCCAGAGCTACATGAAGGCGCTTTCTGGTAATGAAATACCAGAGCCAAAAACATTATTCTTTGCCACTGTAGAGGCCAACAACCTTGCAGCTCTGTCTGATGCCATAGATTTCTACAAAAAAGAGATGAGCAAACTGTGTGGAGGAACTCGAGCCTTCATCACCCCCGAGCAGTTGAACGAGAACCACTCTCGGCTCAAGACAGCTGCTGTGCAACAGTTCGTCTCTGCGCCAAAGATGGGAGGAGCAGAATACTCCAAGAAATATCATGCAAAGCTCGAGTCAGATATAGACGAAATGTTTCAACAATACAAACTCCTGAACCAAAGGAAGGGTATAGGTAGAATTGTGCAGATTCCAGTTGTGTACATTACCATTGCCGTAGTTGCATACATTATGTCTGGCATTCTGCAGACCTTCTTTTTCCCGGCTGGAGCTTTCGTGATGCATGGAATTACATATATTGCCCTTGGGATAATCATTCTGTGGTTGATTATTCAGCACTTTGACATCTTTAGAGGCCTGGGAGAAATCATTGAAACTGTGGCAGATACCATGTGGATGGATGTCATCTTCCGATCTTGAAGGTGCCAAGATTTTAGTGTCCCTTTGCCAAAAATCGGAGGAATCAGAACTCTTTTGCAAGGTAAAACTTCCCTGTAACCTCTCAATTTTGGACATGAGGGCCAAATACTAAATGATCCGACTGTTGCTTATAGTCGTAAAACTACATTTATTAAGGTTGCAGTCGTAAAGATTTAAAATACTTTCATTAGTGCAAGTATAGTCTTGGAGTACGGTTGTGGACAAGCAGCTAATACCCCAGCATACAATGGTAGACAGCATGAGAATATTCTGCTATAAATTCATGAAGTTCAAAATTCTACATTTAATAGATCTCAGGTACGATTCTCAGTTCTGCCATAAACTTCAGAATGTCAGGAAGGTTCGTAGGTGCTAAAAAAGGGTGCACACAGCTCATCTGTATTTGGGGTGTGCCACCATGGGACAAAGACACGAATTTACATgggtcatttcattttttccatcaCAGACAGTATGAAGTCGGAGAGTTCTTGTGTGGCTTATATGCCTTCTACACTCTTCAAAAGATGCCGCTCCATAGCTGACTATAATCTCCTTAGTTCAGACATTTTTGTTTTAGACTGTTAAGCTGTTCTGTGTGCAATAGAACTGTGGCTTCAGTTTATTCACTTCACTGTTGAGAGTGAGCTGTTTGCTGTTttccaaggttatgaatttcatgtttggttccgtattgaattaagattacatataatttaattaaCAAAGTTTTATTCCACccactcaataaataaataaataaatacatacatacatacatacatacatacatacatacatacatacatacatacatacattatcattatagactgttatgcctttcagcgttcagtctgcaagcctctgtgaatttactaaacgttgccataatcctcgatttgcaactagtgttgtggcctcatttagttctatacctcttatctttaaatcgttagaaaccgagtctaaccatcatcgtcttggtttccctctacttctcttaccctccatagcagagtccattattctcctaggtaacctatcctcctatattcgcctcacatcaccccaccaccgaagccggtttatgcatacaacttcatccatcgagttcattcctaaattagcctttatctcctcattccaagtaccctcctgccattgttcccacctgtttgtaccagcaatcattcttgctactttcatgtctgttacttctaacttatgagtaagatatcctgagtccacccagctttcgctcccgtaaagcaaagttggtctgaaaacagaccgatgtaaagatagtttcgtctgggagctggctttctttttacagaacactgttgatcgctactgcgagctcactgcattagctttactacagcttgattcaatctcacttgctatattactatcctgggagaacacacaacctaaataattgaaattatcgacctgttctagctttgtatcaccaatctgacattcaattctgttgaatttcttacctacaacatcaatttagtctagagaaagcatatgatattagactgcaggctttcggcacagtctgccattaagaccaagtcgtcagcataggccaaactgtttactacatttccacctaactgcatccctccctgccattttatacctttcagcagatgatccatgtaaactacaagcagcaaaggtgaaagattacagccttgtctaaactctgtaagtaccctgaaccaagaactcattctaccatcaattctcactgaagcccaattgtcaacataaatgcctttcattgattttaataatctacctttaattccatagtcccccagtatagtgaacatcttttcccttggtatctgtcatatgctttctctagatctacaaaacataaacacacctgcctatttctctcgtagtatttttcaattacctggcacatactgaaaatctgatcctgacagcctctctgtagtctgaaaccacactggttttcatccatcttcctctcaatgactgatcgcaccctcccttccaagatgccagtgaatactttgcctggtatactaatcaatgagaaacctcgatagttgtttcaatccttcctggtcccttgcttatagataggtgcaattgctgcttttgtccaatctgaaggtaccttatcaacactccacgctaattttactactctatgaacccatttcagccctgccttcccactatacttcaccatttctggtccaatttcatctgttcctgctgccttatgaaaatggagtttatttaccatcctttccacttcctcaagcataatttcaccaacatcattttcctcctccccatgagcttggctattcgcaacaccaccaggatgatttccttttagatTGAGATGGTGTttaaaacattccctccacctctccagtgattccctggggatctattatgagttcacccgaattactcaaaacactgttcattagatttttccctcccttcctaagattctttattact
Coding sequences within it:
- the LOC136883408 gene encoding atlastin-like; protein product: MGHAIRIVKSKKHHQYELDFEGLKEILLQDNVQDAHVMLVSVAGTFRQGKSFLLNFFLRYLNSGGQSDWMGDENGPLKGFSWRGGMDRETSGILMWSQAFPRELPGGEKVVVLLMDTQGVFDTESTLKDDAIVFALSTMTSSFFIYNIQNNIQEDHLQHLQVFAEYGKLALEEGSHKPFQKLLFLVRDWSYPYDADYGSAGGKFLLERRMKISNTQHPELQLLRKHISSCFQDISCFLLPHPGPKVATDRSFSGKLSDIDWEFKEHLRVLVPLVLSVRNTTVKEIGGQKVKAKDLLHYFQSYMKALSGNEIPEPKTLFFATVEANNLAALSDAIDFYKKEMSKLCGGTRAFITPEQLNENHSRLKTAAVQQFVSAPKMGGAEYSKKYHAKLESDIDEMFQQYKLLNQRKGIGRIVQIPVVYITIAVVAYIMSGILQTFFFPAGAFVMHGITYIALGIIILWLIIQHFDIFRGLGEIIETVADTMWMDVIFRS